The DNA sequence TAAAAGTGTTGCAAGTTTCTAACAGTTGATTTATGAATATATCTGCTTAATACAAGATCGATGCTAATTGCATCTGCTTTGAAATATTGCTATTTACAATTGAGACGACTGCCTTAATTATTTGCCCTGTCGTTCATTGTATTACACCAAATCTTAGGAGGCATTCATGTGCACGTAAAGAATCCTTCTCAAAGTAGACAATACTCTATGACTCGACTGACAATGAAAATATCAGTTTTGCCTCAacaaaaatttaactaaaaaattcAGTTAGAAGAAAACTGATTGGCATAGTTACTGAAAAGATTTTGTTGATTACTTTGCAGTGACAGCAGTACTGTTGCGCCACCTAATTTCAGTTGTCCTCTACTTGTGGGCCGGTATACCGTCTCCGCTCCATCAAAATCATatcttgataatttttatttaagatttttgtaaGATATTGTGCATGATTAGTTTGAACAAGAAGTTATCTACTAGCTTTGTTTTGGTGGAACTTATATGATCATGTCTGTAAGtactgaaaatattttttcaatcacGTTGCAGGGCTAATAGTAGCGTCGCTCTACTACACTCCAATTTTGTTGGCCGGTATACCGTCTCTACTCCACCAAAATCATAtcttagatatatattttttgtttgaaatttttgtactctttttccttcttcattttttgttatAGTTTCATCCAATTAATTAAATTGGCATTGTTTCAGCAATTGTGAAAGCAATCGTGCAATTGTATGCAATGAAGAAGCTCCATAAACAATCCCAGAAACTTCTTTCCTTCATGTGTGAGGAGATATCAACATCATTCATACAGACTGGACAGCTTGAAAACATTGGTGGAGTTTGTGATGCAATCACCCTTGCTATCAAGAATGGGATTTCCGAGTTTGTTCTTAAGGTAGCGAGGACACATCCGAGCtttttggaaaataaatatagaaattcGAGGAACATACTCATGCTTGCTGTTCTGTATCGCCAATCTGAGATCTTTAGCCATATATATCATGGGTTTGATATGGAGAACACTTTGACATCTTATGGAGATTGCAACGATGACAACATATTACATATGGTAGGGATGATAGAAGATTCCACTATGCGCAATCAAATCTCTGGTGCAGCTTTACAGATGCAAAGAGAGTTACAATGGTTTAAggtcatatctctctctctctctgtctggcatattttcttttccctcactcttgataactaaatttttcttattctaAAAGGAAACAAGATACACAACAAACTCAAAACTACTAAACCATAAATGCTCATGACAATCCATTTTTCGAGAACACATCATACCTGAACATATGGATCGAGATGTTCTCCAACTCTCGTCTAACTTGTGAAAAGGAAGACTTATAATAAACGTGTGGAATTCACATTGTACAATAGTCTCATACATGCAACACAGTACCCTATCTCTATCTATAGTTATACCCATAGCCGATCCGCTCCTTGAAAGGAGCGACGATCCATTAAAGAgcgaaaaattatatttataagctTCTTATTTACGCACCTAATACATCTTTTCCTTGTCAACTAGTGCAAAAGGTATTggtcttttaaattttttttataattgtaatggACCCCATAATAAGAAGTACGTTTATACACTCTCTTGTGACCCAAGAGACTAAACAAGCAGTCACCTTAGGCAAATGTACGGCTTTCTTCGTATCAGTCACCTTGCACAACTTTTTAGAGACAAAATACAACATATGGCATGCTAAAAGTAAAACCTGATAATTGATCTGATTTAAATCAGAGTAGTTCCCAAAAGAAAGAACCGAAAATAACCTTAGGCACCAACTTCTTTAAGGGCTATAGCCTAGTATCTGAAACAAACTTTTAGaggatttaaaagaaaaacagataTTCTGGGTGTAGATCTTCGACGGTACTAGAGATATATGATCCCGATGTCCATGAACTTCCAACTTGTGATATtccatataataataataataataataatgatagatcgtgaatgagatttcatattatttggaaatgaaaaattcttactctttataaagttTTAATAAAACTCCAATTTTATCAttgattaatcattttttaatataaatcatGTAGTTTGGACCTTCTATTAGGACGTTACAAGTGATATTAGAGCTTATCCCAACGGTCAAAAATATAGGATTTGAGCCGTGTCACCTATTACGGGCAGACTCGATAAGGATATCGGGAATTTAAGGGTGATatctcatatgataaggataagagtaGGTGGTGAATGAGGCCCCACATTGATTGgaaagaagttcttgctctaatttataaggtttcaatggagctctaattatattattgactagtctttttaaaGTATAAATCATGTGATTTGGACCTTGGCATTACACAACCTCTCATAGATAACCCTCAATAGTTAATCCTCATCACAACATCTCTCTTTCCCTTGTTAGGATTGGTCTTCTAATCATTCACAGTCTTCTTATCCTTTTCAATTTacacatttaaaatataatatatccgcatacacacaaaaataatttaaagagagCTGGCTATTTTATCATAGATTAAGAATAATTGGAAAATATCTGTtacttaaaaaatttcaaagaatAAACTCCATTTTCATAAAGCCATATATATAACCAACTATAGCTATCTCAAtctattattattgaaaaacaATTTATGTTATTAAGCCACATCGTCTAGTACTCTTTATTTGTGCTATTGATATATAACATATAGCATCAAGttatgaaataaaagataatatatatcCAATCAAATTactaactattttttaatacGAGCTCTAAAATCTTCAAAGTATGTAGTTTTAAAAGTAAAGATTTATATCGAAACGGCATGTATATTTGGCTAGGTTTCTACTTTATTTGAAGTTAATAGTCATTTAATTTTCCTAAAACATGCTTTTTTATTCGTCTTTTTTCCTTGGGCACATAATTTGCTCgtcttttttgttctcttttttaattcactTAAGCAAAGTTTGCAACGTTTGAGAATTAAGCATGTTTGGACACTGGGAGTATcttagaattttataaatactaGTAAAATAGTTCgagtgaatttattttattgagtttttttttaaaatgagagaaaaaatttgaataaaaatattataaagttaaaaaattgtatgactatccattttaatatgaattttgttttgaaacttgtaaaagttgtattattttttatgtttgaataatgatcattatgtaatgattagataaaaatgttaaaaaatttctAACATTACCCCTAGTTATGTAGTTGATTTTGGtagcatatttttttaacaaatgcaGCTTGTGGAGAGAATTGTCAATTCCAAGATTAAAGAAAGTACTAACAAAAATGGTTTGACTCCACGACAACTGTTTACAAAGAACCACGAGAACATGAGGGAGAAGGGAGAGAAATGGATGAAGGGTATAGCATCGTCAAGTATAGTGGTGGCTGCTCTGGTTGTTACTATTACGTTCACTATTGTTTTTACCATTCCAGGTGGTTACAACCAAACTACAGGCTTTCCAATATTCTATAAGAAAGGAAAGTTTAAGATCTTTATAGTACTCGATACAATGTCCCTTTTTTTGTCATCAACTTCGGTCTTGAAATTTCTAGAAGTCCTCACAACACGTTACACAGAAGAGGATTTTCTTGAGGTTTTACTGAAAAAGATGATTCTAGGTTTTTCTACACTAATGCTATCTTTTCTAACCTTGATGATAGCCTTTTTTTGTGCTCTTGACGTCATGCTAGGTGACGAAAGATATATTCCAGGTTCTTCGTATGTTTACATTAGTATTCCAGTCATCTACTTCATAAGGACTCAATTCTGCATTCTTAGAAATATGATCAAGTCGACCTATTCTCGAGACATCTTCAATAGGAAGATGAAGCTTGGTTTTAACTAATCCATTGTGCAATATGGTGTTTTGCAACATAAACGTAAGATCTCTTCGTTGGCAATGCAAGAGATTGCATGCTTGAAGGCTTCAGGTTTGTGCCGCTCAAAAGAATAGAGAGGTTCATAACTTTCTTCATTATCTCAAAGGTTTAAGGGCTTGAGATCAAAATATTGACAAATTTCTCGTTTGGTTGAAATTTGTGTTTAGTGTGTTTGTAATTGACAGATTTCTCGTTTTGTTGAAATTTGTGTTTAGTGTATTTGTAAGACTTGGATGAATTAAGATTTTAGGTTTTAGTGTTTTTTGTTATCACTACTACTCTTTTTAACTCCATTTTTTTAGTTAGTATATTTCTTCCTATTCGTCTTCACTAGTGGGGTGGAGCTAATTTTCAAGCCTCACGATATTGATCTtagttttcatattattattgattaaCTCTTTGCAACATCAACACCAACCCATTCCTACGTATTCAACGccataaatgaaaaaaagatcCAAATGAAAAACAGGAGAGAATGGGAGCGGGGAAGATGCATGAGAAATACCTGATCATTCATCCCTTTAGCAATCAAAATTGGTTGCGAATGGTCTTTTTGTTGCAATAAATTGGTCACAaaagtccatttttcttgtagcatGATCATCTATGAATGCATAAGCTTTGGACCTTTCAAAAATACTTtccattataaatttaaaaaatatacaattttactaatagtcactttcttaaccattaagtaaaccaaaaaattaaaaaataaaaagattagtaaAACGATGATAGGAGGGTAGTTAGGGTGCACAAGGGATGTTTGGGaacatatttcatttcatcccatctcatcttatttacttTCCAAATAATGTTTAaacataaatacatttaaattaattattacaactttatcaattttctaaataaaaataaaaaataacttaattttttcaaatctcaaaacaaaaatgtaatattctaataatattttaactttgtaatattttttattcaaatttttttctctcattttctaaaacccaataaatttttaactcaaactatttactattattcataaattatcttattacaattcacaaaattatcataTCATCTAATTCTCATGTACTCCAAATATGAACATACCAATACAAATGGATTTtgtcctccttttttttttttttttgtctttttttaaaCAGTTTTTAAACAtccacttttttaatcattaagaaaaaatattaaaatatattaatggcCACATTTTATGGGCATACTTGGAAGACATACTGTTATATTACTTTTTCCCAACGCTTCCAGATTTGGCGTTCGCAACGTTTCATTTTATCGACAGTGCTGATCTGATAAGACATCTTTTCTGGATGATTTCACTCATTTATTATTGATTAATAACTTAATGTAATGTTCATACATAGTATCAAGAAtccaatcattttaaaatatttgacgTACACGTTTTAAATATATACTGATTTTGTTGAGAAATTAAGCAATCCACCAGTATATACTTTATGATTTAAGAGTATCTGTATTTCTTCCATGATTTTAACTGTTTACAAGGGCTcctttatataggagaattacAGGACAGTTTGGACATTTACTCAAGCACATGGTGTGCGTGCTGCCTAAAGCTATTTACTGGAATATTGTTGTAATCGTAAGGTGCCATTTTACAAAGGACTACCAGAAACCAAAACAAGAGAATTTCAGCAAGAGTTTTCTAGAAGTTTTTGGAGGAGCTTTCATGCTGAGAGGGTTGGACTGCTGCGTGTGCTGCTGAGGTGATTGCTGTGAGATTTTGCTTTGATGAGGCGAAGTCGGATCTTAGTTGGGCTGAGCTGTTAATACCCTCATGTGAGTCCATGATGGGAACCAGAGTGAGACTCTTAATTGAAGAAACCGAGATGATTGCAAAGGCTTGGTAAATATATCAGCAACTTGATCTCGAGATGCAGTGAAGGCGACTTGTAGAGACTTGGAAGTGACACGGTCACACACAAAATGAAAGTCAATCTCCATAGCTTTGTGCGTGAGTGAAGAACAGGATTTGCCGCAAGATAAGTAGCCCCCAAATTGTCACACCAGAGGGTAGGAGGCTGAGAGAGAAAATTACCAAGTTCTTTAAGCAGTGATTGAAGCCAAAGTAGTTCAGCAGTGGTATTTGCCAGTGCTTTGTACTTAGCTTCTGTGCTGGATCTTGCGACGGTGGGCTGCTTCTTGGAActccaggaaatgaaattggaaccaagaaaaacacaaaagcCGCCAGTAGAGCGACGGTCATTGGGGCATCCTGCCCAATCCGCGTCAGAGAATGCATGAAGCTTATAGGAAGAGGAAGGGCGTATGAGAAGGCCATAGTGAGCAGTGTATTTGAGGTATCGAAGGATCCTTTTGACTGCTTGCCAGTGAGGCAGTTTTGGACAATGCATAAACTGACAAATTTTGTTGACAGCAAATGCAATGTCGGGTCGGGTAAGAGAGAGATATTGAAGACTACCTACTGTACTACGGTAAAGAGTTGGGTCACAAAAATCAGGACCATCTGTGAGTGAGAGTCGAGCAGAGGAGGCCATGGGGGTCTGGACAGGTTTGGCAAGGTCCATGTTGGTCCGTTTGAGCAGATCACAAACATACTTTGTTTGTGATAGGTGGAGACCGTGTGAGAGATGGTGAATCTCAAGTCCTAGAAAGAAACGAAGAGGTCCAAGGTCTTTGACTGGGAAGAAGGAGTTGAGAGAGTGTAAAACAGAGGTGATAGCATCCACACTGGAACCAGTAAGAATAATATCATCTACGTACACTAAGAAGAAAAGAGTAACAGatgaatttttgtaaaaaaataacaagggATCAGACAATGATTGTGTGAAGCCAAACTCAAGAAGTTTGTTACTCAACTTGGAGAACCACGCACGTGGCgcttgtttaagaccataaaTGGCCTTATTCAAGCGACAGACGTGGGTGGGGTGATCGGGATGGATGAAGCCGACGGGTTGGGACATGAAAACTTGTTCTTGGAGGTCCCCATGCAGAAAGACATTGTTGATGTCTTTCTACCGTAGGGACCATCTTTCAGTAACAGCAATGGAAAATATAGTACGAATTGTGGTGGACTTCACAACAGGACTAAAGGTTTCGGAAAAGTCAATACCTGCTTGTTGATGAAACCCCTTTGCGACGAGGCGTGCTTTGTATCTGTCGATGGTGCCATTCGATCGTCTCTTGGTGCGAAAAACCCATTTGCACCCGACGAGATTGTGGATTCCAGAAGAGGGTACTAGAGACCACGTATTGGTGTTTATCAGTGCTTGGAACTCTTCGGCCATGGCTGTCCTCCATGCTTGATGTTTTGAAGCTTCGGTAAAGTTGATGGGATCTTCAGGAATGGGAgaagagaaagtgagaaagCTTCGTGGTGGTGGCCAAAGGATAGTTCCATCGGTGAATTTTTTGGGACAAAGGGAATTGGTTTTAGATCTAGtgatgatttgattttttggggaAGATTCTGTAGAGGATGAAGATTGCGAGGAAGGTTCGAGAGTATTGAAGGAGGGAGATAAGGGCTGAGGGGAATCGGATTGAGGTGGGGTATCAGATGGAGAAGTTGATGAGGATGGGCTTTGAGGGGTAATGGGCTCAGTTGGTGAAATGAGTGGGCCCGTAGGAGTTTGAAGAGAGGCATGAGAATCTGGGTTATATTCAGTAGCTGGGAACGAGCTGGGTAGGATAGACTGGAGTTGAGTGGATTCGGTGGGCCGTGAGTAGGTGTTATCAGAGGGTTGGTTTGTTGTGTATGGGAGCTGGGCGGGACATGGACCAagaatggatggaagaggtgtTGGGGATGGATTTGAGTCCGATTTGGTGGAGTGATTGAAAGGAAATAAATTTTCATCAAAGATGACATCTCTTGAGATGTAAAGACGTCCTGTCGGTAGATGTAAACACCGGTAGCCATGATGGGAGTCACTATACCCAATAAAAAGACATTGTGTGGAGCGAAGATCCAGTTTATGTCGATTATATGTTCGTAAGTGAGGCCAACAAGCAGTTCCAAAaactttgagaaaattgtaattggGAGGTTTAAAGAACAATTTTTCAAAAGGACTAAGGTGTTGAAGTAAGGGAGTAGGAAGACGATTTATTAAATACACTGCAGTATGAAAGGAATCTGCCCAAAAATGTTGAGGCATTGAGGCATGGGCCATAAGTGCTAAGCCAGTTTCGACAATGTGTCGATGTTTGcaacaacaccattttgttggtgAGTATGAGGGCAAGAAGTTCGATGCGAAATTCCTTTGGATTGAAGAATATGACTAAGGGGACGAAATTCACCTCCCCAGTCACTttgaatagattttattttggaattaaaaagtaattcaaCATATCGTTGGAATTTATTAAAAACTGAGACAACATCAGATTTTTGTATTAAAGGAAACCACCAAGTAAATCGAGTGTAGTCATCTAGAAAGGCAACATAATAACGATATCCTTCACGAGAAAGAACAGGGGTGGGACCCCATACATCGGTGTAAAGAAGTTCTAAGGGCTGAGTGGCCTGTTGATGGAGAGAAACAAAAGGTAATTGGTGACTTTTGCTTGACAGCAGGCTGAACATGGAGAGTTGAAGTCTCGGGTTGAAACTGGAAGAGAGTGGTGAGACAAGACACGCTGCACAACTTGAAGAGATGGATGCCCAAGTCTAGAGTGCCACCTAGAGGATGTGATGCGCTCGCCAACAAGAGCTTGAAGAGGTGATGCATTTGCTGGAAAAGTGTATAAACCATCATGCATGGGGCCACGAAGGAGAGGGGTCCCCGTTTTGGAATCCTTCACAATAAAATGAGAggcatgaaattcaaaataaactcGATTATCAAGACAAAATTGTTGCACGGAAACCAAATTTTTGGTGATATGAGGAACATGTAAAATTTTCTTAAGATGAAAGGAGCGGGAAGCAGAGGTCAAGAGAGAATTACCAATGTTGGAAATAGGTAAGGCAGTACCATCCCCTACACGAATTTGATCAGATCCATTGTAAGGGGCAGAGTTGAGGTTCAGATGAGAGAGATTTGAGGTGAGATGATTTGTGGCTGCAGTGTCTGGGTACCAGTTGTTGTCTGAGGTGGAATTTGATGAGGTGTAGTTGGCTGAGAAGGACTTTGGTGGGCCATTTTCGCATGCATGATCATAGTGATAGTAACATCGCAGTGCAAGATGGCCAACTTTGCCACAGACTTGGCAAGTTGGCTTAGAGTGCTGTAAGGGAGACTGATTTGGAGTTGTGGAGATGGGAAAGAAATTTGGAGGTGAGGAAGTTGGAGTTCGACCCCTTCCTCGACCGTGAAAATTACCTCGGTAGCCTCCCCGAGTGTTACTACGACCACGAGGGGAACTGGAAGAGAAATTGGCAGATAAGTTAGTGAAGGAGGGAAGATGGGTGGAGTGAGCAATGTGACTTTCGTGAGTGAGAAGAAGACTAAAGAGTTCTTTAGAGGAGATTGGTTCAACACGAGCTGTAAGGGTAGTAACCAGAGCATCAAGATCACTATTTAATCCAGCTAGGAGATAGGAGATAAATTCGGCTGAGGATAGTAGAATGCCAGGAGCAGCCATTGTGTCGGAGAGATGTTTCACTTTTTGGAAATAGTCAAAAACAGAGGAGAAACCTTTTGACACAGTGGCAAGCTGATATCGAAGCTGAATAATCCTAGCTTGGGATTGAGAAGTGAAGAGTTTTTCCAGGGCATTCCAGACTTGATAAGCGGTGGTGTAGCCGACGACTTGGGCAATAAGATTGTCAGAGAGGGAGGAGATGATAGCACTAAGAATAAGCTGGTCAGTATGGGACCATTCAAGATATTCTGGATTGATTGTGGTAGAGTTGGGAAGAAAATGGGGTGGAGGGGGATTAGTGCCATCGACAAAGTGGAAAAGATGTTGGCCTTTCAGATATGGAACCATCTGAGCTCGCCAGAGAAGAAAGTTGTCATTGTTTAATTTTACGGAAACAAGATGGGAGAGgtgaggaagagaagaagaaaaagatttcGGGTGGGAGAGTTTTCAGAATGAGCTTTAGCCATGGAGACGTTTGTCTAATTGAGGCTCTGATGCCATGTACGATTTAAGAGTATCTGTATTTCTTCCATGATTTTAACTGTTTACAAGGGCTcctttatataggagaattatAGGACAGTTTGGACATTTACTCAAGCACATGGTGTGCATGTTGCCTAAAGCTATTTACTGGAATATTGTTGTAACCGTAAGGTGCCATTTTACAACGGACTACCAGAAACCAAAACAAGAGAATTTCAGCAAGAGTTTTCTAGAAGTTTTTGGAGGAGCTTTCATGCTGAGAGGGTTGGACTGTTGCGTGTGCTGCTGAGGTGATTGCTGTGAGATTTTGCTTTGATGAGGTGGAGTCGGATCTTAGTTGGGCTGAGCTGTTAATATATACCAACGCTAAGGAATGAAAATGATTTAGCTTATGAGCATTAAACTGCAAACTACCTTCAACAAGCTCGCCAAAGGGCTTCAAATAGGGATGTCATAACACCCATATACTCATATACTTATAAGCTACATCTGACTCATCTACttacatgaaaataaatgcaTAGATTACACATGAGCACAACAAATTATCTATGTTAACTCTATCCATTTACAAAAAATTACTAATGAATTCAAACATCTAATCATAATAGTGTGCATGAAGgttcaatgaatggaaaatgctaaCTACAAGCGGGAGGGGTAGTCGTCGAGCAGTCAGGTCCTACGTGTccttaatgaaacggtgcgtatcgtgcaaaatcttcttcttccttttatctcccttctcatcttctccatcttcttccttcatcttcttccttccttcATCTTCTTCGTCTCCCCTCTCATCTTCTCCTCCCTCAAACACACTAAACAGAGCTCGAGACCCATGTTCTGTGTTGTCTGTTGGTGTTGGGAGTTGGgcctccttctctctcttcctccaacCTCTCTAGCCATGGAGCTAAGGGTCCCAGTCCCACCGCCATCGCCACCCACCACCATCCTCGGGAAGTACCAATTGGGGCATCTACTGGGACGTCGTAGCTTCACCAAGGTGTACCAGGCACGGTCCATGGTGGACGACACGACAGTGGCCGTGAAGGTCATCGACAAGTCTAAGACTGTCGATGCTGCCATGGAACCGTGAATAATCCGAGAGATCATGGCCATGCACCACCTTCAGGACCACCCTAACATCCTCAAGATTCTTGAGGTCATGGCCACCAAGACCAAGATCTACCTCGTCGTTGAACTTGCCACGGGCGGATAGCTCTTCTCCAAGATCTCTTGTTGAGGCAAGCTTACTGAGCCGTCGGTGCGACGGTACTTCCAGCAGCTGGTCTCGGCACTACATTTCTACCACCAAAAAAGCGTAGCCCACCGCGACTTGAAGCCCCAAAACCTCCTCCTCGACAAAGACGGTAACCTGAAGGTCTTGGACTTCGGACTCTCAGCTCTCCCCAAGCAGCTCAAGAACGGGTTGCCACACACGGCGTGCGGGACCTCGGCTTACACGGCCCCCGAGATCGTCTGCCGGGGCGGATACGACGGTTCCAAAGCCAACGCTTGGTCTTGCGGAGTCATCCTGTACGTGTTCCTTGCCAGTTACCTCTTATTCGATGATAGCAACCTCGTACATATGTACAAGAAGATTCACCGAAGAAGAAGATGACCACCACCTTTGAgtgtctttattttttgtttttgttgttttttattttttttaatttaattaacatGGCCTGCACACTTACCCCGCATTTGCATCCCCCGACTGACTATAGAAGAATTGTCAATGAATAGAGGACTCACATTCTTAATTAGTGAGAAGGGTTTAACCGATCATCAAATTTTGGAA is a window from the Carya illinoinensis cultivar Pawnee chromosome 14, C.illinoinensisPawnee_v1, whole genome shotgun sequence genome containing:
- the LOC122294092 gene encoding uncharacterized protein LOC122294092, which gives rise to METKSTTGFSAAIPVPELLDKHNYPEWAIRVRTYLKGQDLWKVITDRDENAPAYENDDVDDDGVDDDAAVATINVRRRRNYLALHVIQISCGPDAFSEIRTVCSAKAAWQTLEKKYLIVLDTGNIDKSYLQYADLYRAVHRGNLTATKDFLDYQPEAVSKAITNKGQTALHIAVATGHAHIVRELVSRMSTEDLGIEDGDGYTALITALVYERSKLALYLYPLTSLNHDDLVLVEKRRQGAMLLNRAISSRNLDLALHLIRLYPSLTHALDDRGESPLLALASMRNAFPSGNRLVFWKQWIYNCICIHPSALGTTIETRLNTPNVESGNQSAPATFETRLNIPNVENGRQRNQVITRIKSVTAVLLRHLISVVLYLWAGLIVASLYYTPILLAAIVKAIVQLYAMKKLHKQSQKLLSFMCEEISTSFIQTGQLENIGGVCDAITLAIKNGISEFVLKVARTHPSFLENKYRNSRNILMLAVLYRQSEIFSHIYHGFDMENTLTSYGDCNDDNILHMVGMIEDSTMRNQISGAALQMQRELQWFKLVERIVNSKIKESTNKNGLTPRQLFTKNHENMREKGEKWMKGIASSSIVVAALVVTITFTIVFTIPGGYNQTTGFPIFYKKGKFKIFIVLDTMSLFLSSTSVLKFLEVLTTRYTEEDFLEVLLKKMILGFSTLMLSFLTLMIAFFCALDVMLGDERYIPGSSYVYISIPVIYFIRTQFCILRNMIKSTYSRDIFNRKMKLGFN